A window of Acropora muricata isolate sample 2 chromosome 3, ASM3666990v1, whole genome shotgun sequence contains these coding sequences:
- the LOC136912217 gene encoding serine/threonine-protein kinase mos-like → MVLQEVERTLCEGCKRRRKEMVFASIQSGKFIASELQLGRLLGSGGFGSVYEAKFRGERLAIKKLHQGTKNARAAQESFEAEGSILHFNHPNIVRSLATLTLWDDVQCIIMEFAGERNLHNVINDSFEELDRIRRVKFALDIVTALHFAHQQGLAHLDLKPGNVLVTSEDNCKLADFGCCRAVEENNKPSSPTKSNLTGTYAYRAPELLKGESPSTKADIYSLGICLWQMLTREQPYGNENQHVVIFGVVAYQLRPKIKENIAGDETYVNLIKQCWQAEVKFRPTANEIVNELQDIQSESLEFSNETKNKIENQHLSRICVSQVCLQIQ, encoded by the coding sequence ATGGTTCTGCAAGAAGTCGAAAGAACACTTTGCGAGGGCTGCAAAAGGAGACGCAAAGAAATGGTCTTTGCCTCCATACAGAGTGGAAAGTTTATCGCCAGCGAGCTTCAGCTGGGCAGACTTTTAGGGAGTGGAGGTTTCGGAAGCGTTTACGAGGCCAAATTCAGAGGGGAGCGGCTGGCAATTAAAAAACTTCACCAAGGAACAAAGAACGCAAGAGCTGCACAAGAAAGTTTCGAGGCGGAAGGTTCGATTCTTCACTTTAACCATCCCAACATTGTCCGCTCGCTAGCGACTTTGACGCTATGGGACGATGTTCAGTGCATAATTATGGAATTCGCTGGCGAAAGAAATTTACACAACGTTATAAATGATTCCTTTGAGGAATTAGACAGAATTCGACGGGTAAAATTCGCTCTGGACATTGTTACAGCCTTGCATTTTGCTCATCAACAGGGCCTTGCGCATCTCGACCTCAAACCGGGAAATGTATTGGTAACTTCCGAGGACAATTGTAAATTAGCCGATTTTGGCTGTTGTCGTGCAGTGGAGGAAAACAACAAACCCTCAAGTCCGACAAAGTCGAATTTGACTGGAACCTACGCCTATAGAGCTCCAGAACTATTAAAAGGCGAAAGCCCCAGCACAAAGGCGGACATATATTCCTTAGGCATTTGCTTGTGGCAAATGCTCACTCGAGAGCAGCCTTACGGCAACGAGAATCAACATGTTGTAATTTTCGGCGTGGTCGCATATCAGCTGCGGCCCAAGATTAAGGAAAACATTGCAGGAGATGAAACGTATGTAAATTTAATCAAACAATGTTGGCAAGCAGAGGTCAAATTTAGACCAACAGCAAATGAAATTGTCAATGAACTGCAAGACATACAAAGTGAAAGTCTTGAATTTAGCAAcgaaaccaaaaacaaaatcgaaaaTCAACATTTATCAAGAATTTGTGTATCTCAGGTGTGCCTCCAAATACAATAA